AAGGCGCGTGCCAGCGATATCCACATCGAGCCCTACCAGGACAGCTTCAAAGTGCGCTACCGGGTGGATGGCATTCTTTACGACCTGTTATCGCCGCCCAAGTGGATTCAACCGGCCCTGACATCGCGCATCAAGGTCATGTCCAAACTCAACATCGCCGAAAAACGGCTGCCCCAGGACGGCCGCTTCGAGGTCCGCATCGGCTCCCAGATGATCGATGTGCGCGTATCGACCCTGCCCACCTCGTTCGGCGAACGGGTGGTCATGCGCTTGCTGAACAAGTCATCCTCGATATTCCAGCTGAACGAAATCGGCCTCTCCACAGTCCAGCTGAAACAGATCAAGGACCTGGTGAGCTCTCCCAATGGCATCATCCTGGTGACCGGCCCCACCGGAAGCGGCAAAACCACGACCCTGTATTCGGTGCTCTCTTCGATCAACACGCCGGACATCAATATCATTACCATCGAAGATCCGGTGGAGTACCAGCTCAAGGGCATCAGCCAGATACAGGTCAACCCCAAGATCGAATTGACCTTTGCGCGGGGTTTGCGGTCCATTGTACGCCAGGATCCGGACGTGATTCTCATCGGGGAGATCCGCGATCGGGAAACCGCCGAAATCGCGGTGCAGTCGGCCCTGACCGGCCATCTGGTCTTCTCGACGCTGCACACCAACGACTCGGCCAGTGCCATCACACGCCTGGTGGATATCGGGGTCGAACCGTTCCTGATCTCTTCGTCTTTACTCGCCGTCATCGCCCAGCGCCTGGTCCGCGTGCTTTGCGAGCACTGCAAGGAGCCCTACAAACCCGATATGGAGTTGCAGACACTGGGCGTGCGCCCCGATCGACTTGGCAAGTATACCTTTTACCGGGCCAAGGGGTGTGACAAATGTTTTCATACCGGATATCGCGGCCGTATCGGTATTTACGAGATCATGATCATGGGCCACAAACTCAAGACACTGATCCAGCGCACCTTCGATTCATACCAGATCAAGCAGGAAGCGTTGAAGCTGGGAATGGTCACCTTGCGACGCGACGGCATCGAAAAGGTGCTCCGCGGCATCACCACCATCGAAGAGGTGATCCGCGTCACTCAAAAATAGCCTTTTCTGCTTTGTACTTTACTTCAAACCATGATGAAAATGAGACGTTTCATGACACCCCCGCACCCATCGCTGCCGCGCATCACCGGATGGATCGTCTTTTTGCTGGCCGCCGCGTGCGGCCTGCCGCCCCTGCTTCTGGCCGATGGGATTTTTGACCCGCCCAAGCGGCAAACCGGTTCGATCCCTGGAAACGAACGGCCGGCTGCGGTCACACCCATCGGCCTTTACCAGAGGATTATCTCCAGAGCCGACGGAGACCGCTGCCCCATGTATCCCAGCTGCTCCCACTATGCGAAAGAGGCCTTTGCGAAGGAAGGTCTTTTGATCGGATGGATCCTGACCTGCGACCGGCTTTTGCGCTGCGGCCGGGACGAGACACGGTTGGCGGCCAAAGTGACCCAAAACGGCACGGTTTCCAGTTATGACCCACTATACGCCAACACCTTCTGGTGGGATGAGCCTTAAAAGATGCCGATCAAGCCGCCATTTCCTGTCGATCTGTGCTTGAGGCAGTGCCTGTGGATCGTTTTCTCCACTTGCCTGACCGTGTCCATCTCGTGTGCCGATGCGATCGTGATCGACGCCGAGCAGCAATATCGTTATGCCGAAAAGCTTTACGAGGAGCAGCAGTATCGGCGCGCGGCCGAGGAATTTGACCGCTTCACCCACTTTTTCCCCACTCATCCCGACCGGCGCACAGCTGGGTTCAAAGCCGGCACATCTCTTTTCCAAGCGGGCGACAGCGACACAGCCTTGCGACGGTTCAATCAACTGACCCAGGTGGATCCGCTGGATGACATCGCCGTCGAATCCTTCTTCATGATGACCGAATGCCATCTTTATCGTAAGGAACATGGCCGCGCGATACTGCAGATGCACAACCTGATCGCGCTATCCGACCATCCCCAGGTGAAGGATCGTGCCTTGGCGCGAATGGGCTGGATTCATGTCGACCAGATGGAATGGGAAGAGGCCAGAGGGGCATTCCGCCGCATGTCGGCCGCAGCACGCGCGGACACCCGGATGGAACGATTGGACAGCGGCCTCGAACAGGCTTCCCGCATTCCCCGAAAAAACCCTTCGCTTGCCGGTATGCTCTCTGTTATTCCCGGTGCGGGTCAACTCTACACGGAACGATACGAAGACGCCCTTATGGCATTTTTGGTCAATGGCGCGCTGATGTGGGCCGCATATGAATCGTTCGACCAGGACCTCAATGCCCTCGGTGGGCTGCTGTCGTTTGTCAGTCTCGGATTCTACGCGAGCAATATCTACGGGGCCATGTCAGGTGCCCATAAGTACAATCTCCGGCAGAAGCAACGTTATGCCGACCAACTCCGGCAGGACTATCTGGATGGCCTTCCTTCTGACCCCTTAACGCAAGGCCGATCCGGCGACCGATTTATTCTGGCCTTTCGCATTCCTTTCTGAAGGATAACGCCTGGTGTTGAAACGATTGATGACCTTCTCGATTCTGGTCCTTTTGTTCATCATGGCGGCCGGCATCGGCACCTATCTGACCGTAAATTTGCTTATTCGCAGTGAAAATGTGGTCGTGGTCCCCGATCTGGAAGGCAAGGAGGTGGTCTATGCGCTGGAAATTCTCAGCGATCTCAAACTCAACACCAAGGTAAAAGCCTCGCAATACGACCCCATAGTGCCCAAGCATCATGTGATTGCACAAGATCCGGAGCCAGGTACCGAAATCAAACAGGGACGGGACGTGCGACTTGTCATTTCAAGAGGCGCCCAGGCCGTGGTGCTGCCCAATCTGACCGGCATGAGTGTGGCCCAGGCCCGCATCCTTCTGGCCGAAAACGATTTGGGCATCGGCCATTTGAGCCACACCAGCGATGCTATCAGACCCAAAGAAGAGATCCTGGCCCAATCCCCGCCCGGCGGCGCGACCCGGTTGCGAGGAAGCGACATTGACCTGCTGATCAGTGCCGGGCCGCCTCCAACGACGATCACTATGGCCGACTTGCAGGGGTTGACCTTGAACCAGGCCATCGCCGTTCTGGAGTCCCACCATCTGCTGACCGGCCAGATCCGCTACCTTAGGGACCCGTCCAAACCCGACGACATGGTGGTGGCCCATCATCCCAAGTCTGGATATCCAGTGAATACCGGCACCAGCGTCGATCTGTCGGTCAACCAGCAAAGCGGCTACGCCACTGGGGAACAACGGGATGGCGTCGTCCTCTTCCGGCATCGGGCGCCCAACGGTTTCTTGAGACAGCATGTCCGCATTATTGTCGTGCGTCTGCTGTCCACGATCGAGATGTTCAACGGATTCGTCCGCCCCGGACGCGACGTCTGGCTTTTAATACCGTACGATCAACCCATGACGATCCTGCGTTACGTGGATGATGAACTGGTGGAGACACAACGTTACCAGTGAGGCATCAATTCTATCGGAGTGTGATTCATCCTGAAGGGCATCCTTTCCAGGCATGGTTTGTTAACAAAAATTCACATGGCAACGGTATTGGCAGGCCCGGGTGGGGCAGGTGGCCAGGGCCACGTACGCCAGCGGTCAATAGTGCCGGTTGAATGCAAACGGCGGACAAGCGGCCCAGACTGTTTGAGCACAGCGAGTTTCTGGGCCGCCCGCCGTGCATTTTACCGGCACTTGACCGCTGGCGTGTGGCATCGGCCACCTGTTCCACCCGGGACGAGTTTAATGAATAGTATTTAGTTGGAATCGGGGCCAAAGAGGCATAGTCATGACATCGGGTTGGGAGCGAGTTCCATTTGCCATTTGACAATCGGCGGTCTGTGCGGCAATAAAATGCGGCCAGGATAGCCTGAAAGACCATCCAGAAGCGCCACACTTCTTTTTGTGAGGATGCTGGCGGGATGGCATGTCTGACATCATCTGCATAAAGGAGATTTCGTAAATGCCTTTGATCGCCCCATCCATTCTGTCAGCG
This Desulfatitalea tepidiphila DNA region includes the following protein-coding sequences:
- a CDS encoding tetratricopeptide repeat protein — translated: MPIKPPFPVDLCLRQCLWIVFSTCLTVSISCADAIVIDAEQQYRYAEKLYEEQQYRRAAEEFDRFTHFFPTHPDRRTAGFKAGTSLFQAGDSDTALRRFNQLTQVDPLDDIAVESFFMMTECHLYRKEHGRAILQMHNLIALSDHPQVKDRALARMGWIHVDQMEWEEARGAFRRMSAAARADTRMERLDSGLEQASRIPRKNPSLAGMLSVIPGAGQLYTERYEDALMAFLVNGALMWAAYESFDQDLNALGGLLSFVSLGFYASNIYGAMSGAHKYNLRQKQRYADQLRQDYLDGLPSDPLTQGRSGDRFILAFRIPF
- the yidD gene encoding membrane protein insertion efficiency factor YidD, whose product is MTPPHPSLPRITGWIVFLLAAACGLPPLLLADGIFDPPKRQTGSIPGNERPAAVTPIGLYQRIISRADGDRCPMYPSCSHYAKEAFAKEGLLIGWILTCDRLLRCGRDETRLAAKVTQNGTVSSYDPLYANTFWWDEP
- a CDS encoding PASTA domain-containing protein yields the protein MLKRLMTFSILVLLFIMAAGIGTYLTVNLLIRSENVVVVPDLEGKEVVYALEILSDLKLNTKVKASQYDPIVPKHHVIAQDPEPGTEIKQGRDVRLVISRGAQAVVLPNLTGMSVAQARILLAENDLGIGHLSHTSDAIRPKEEILAQSPPGGATRLRGSDIDLLISAGPPPTTITMADLQGLTLNQAIAVLESHHLLTGQIRYLRDPSKPDDMVVAHHPKSGYPVNTGTSVDLSVNQQSGYATGEQRDGVVLFRHRAPNGFLRQHVRIIVVRLLSTIEMFNGFVRPGRDVWLLIPYDQPMTILRYVDDELVETQRYQ
- the gspE gene encoding type II secretion system ATPase GspE, producing MELNHILKHRFGIAEDALSDARHLQQEKGGRLGDILLQREAITETQLLEALSIQYEIPFWPELPMENIMGGDFAKKISIQFLKRHHMVPLLVPNPARVPQADAPATEEARTQDAAFIVAVNDPGNFNAVDDLVRLLNLDNYRLVLSTKQAILAAINLSFDLNQDSAQQLVQNMEDESDIISQIEDTADLLEDTSDAPIIKLVNHILSQSIKARASDIHIEPYQDSFKVRYRVDGILYDLLSPPKWIQPALTSRIKVMSKLNIAEKRLPQDGRFEVRIGSQMIDVRVSTLPTSFGERVVMRLLNKSSSIFQLNEIGLSTVQLKQIKDLVSSPNGIILVTGPTGSGKTTTLYSVLSSINTPDINIITIEDPVEYQLKGISQIQVNPKIELTFARGLRSIVRQDPDVILIGEIRDRETAEIAVQSALTGHLVFSTLHTNDSASAITRLVDIGVEPFLISSSLLAVIAQRLVRVLCEHCKEPYKPDMELQTLGVRPDRLGKYTFYRAKGCDKCFHTGYRGRIGIYEIMIMGHKLKTLIQRTFDSYQIKQEALKLGMVTLRRDGIEKVLRGITTIEEVIRVTQK